A single region of the Streptomyces sp. NBC_00425 genome encodes:
- a CDS encoding vWA domain-containing protein: MANFSKSNVPQFSVDVYQNEYLPEGGREVSAIVTVTATGGGTVGSAAAAPHLYSPSQGPSAAVAIMVDCSGSMDYPPTKMRNARDATAAAVDTLRDGVHFSVIGGTHVAKEVYPGGGRLAVADATTREQAKQALRRLSAGGGTAIGTWLRLADRLLSTADVAIRHGILLTDGRNEHESPQDLKAALDDCAGRFTCDARGVGTDWEVKEVTGIASALLGTADIVADPAGLAADFTQMMETAMGKEVADVALRLWTPVGTAIKFVKQVAPTVEELTGRRTEAGPRAGDYPTGSWGDESRDYHVCVEVPAANVGQEMLAARVSLVVPEAGGSVRNLGAQGLVRAVWTDDMAASTSINPQVAHYTGQAELAQVIQQGLDLRKVGDMDGATAKLGRAVQLASVSGNADTAKLLAKVVDVVDATTGTVRLKAKVADADEMTLETRSTKTVRVKK, encoded by the coding sequence ATGGCCAATTTCTCGAAGTCGAACGTGCCGCAGTTCTCGGTGGACGTCTATCAGAACGAGTACCTGCCGGAAGGCGGCCGCGAGGTCAGCGCCATCGTCACGGTCACCGCCACCGGCGGCGGCACGGTGGGCAGCGCGGCAGCCGCGCCGCACCTCTACTCGCCGAGCCAGGGCCCGTCCGCCGCCGTGGCGATCATGGTGGACTGCTCCGGCTCGATGGACTACCCGCCGACCAAGATGCGCAACGCCCGCGACGCCACCGCCGCCGCCGTCGACACCCTGCGCGACGGGGTGCACTTCTCGGTGATCGGCGGCACGCACGTCGCCAAGGAGGTCTACCCCGGCGGGGGCCGGCTCGCGGTCGCCGACGCGACCACCCGCGAACAGGCCAAGCAGGCGCTGCGCCGGCTGAGCGCGGGCGGCGGCACCGCGATCGGCACCTGGCTGCGGCTGGCCGACCGGCTGCTGTCCACGGCGGACGTCGCCATCCGGCACGGCATCCTGCTGACCGACGGCCGCAACGAGCACGAGTCGCCGCAGGACCTCAAGGCGGCCCTCGACGACTGCGCCGGCCGATTCACCTGTGACGCACGCGGCGTGGGCACCGACTGGGAAGTGAAAGAAGTCACAGGGATCGCGTCCGCCCTGCTCGGCACCGCCGACATCGTCGCCGACCCGGCCGGCCTCGCCGCCGACTTCACGCAGATGATGGAGACGGCGATGGGCAAGGAGGTCGCGGACGTCGCGCTGCGGCTGTGGACCCCGGTCGGCACCGCCATCAAGTTCGTCAAGCAGGTCGCCCCGACGGTCGAGGAGCTGACCGGACGCCGTACGGAGGCAGGCCCGCGGGCGGGCGACTACCCCACCGGTTCCTGGGGCGACGAGTCCCGTGACTACCACGTGTGCGTCGAGGTCCCGGCGGCGAACGTCGGCCAGGAGATGCTCGCCGCACGGGTCTCGCTGGTGGTCCCGGAGGCCGGGGGCAGCGTCCGGAACCTGGGCGCACAGGGGCTCGTGAGGGCCGTCTGGACCGATGACATGGCCGCCTCCACGTCGATCAACCCTCAGGTCGCCCACTACACCGGCCAGGCCGAACTGGCACAGGTCATCCAACAGGGGCTCGATCTCCGCAAAGTGGGAGATATGGATGGAGCGACGGCCAAACTGGGCCGCGCGGTCCAGCTCGCGAGCGTCTCGGGGAACGCGGATACTGCGAAACTGCTTGCGAAGGTGGTGGACGTGGTCGATGCCACGACAGGTACTGTGCGACTGAAGGCCAAGGTCGCGGACGCCGACGAGATGACGCTCGAGACCCGGTCCACAAAGACTGTTCGTGTAAAGAAGTGA